The window TTTTCTTACAATGGCACGGCGATTTTAAAAAACATCGATTTGAAAATTGACAAGGGCATGACCCTGGCGATCGTCGGGCCGACCGGCAGCGGTAAATCGACGCTGATTAATTTGATCCCGCGCTTATTTGAGCCGCAGGAAGGTGAGCTGCTCATCGACGGCCGGAAAATTCAGGAGATTCCTTTAGAGGTTTTGCGAAGAAATATCGGTTATGTGCCACAGGACACATTTTTGTTTTCCGATACGATTAAATCAAATATCAGTTTTGGGGTGGAATCGCCGTCCCCGCAGGAAATCGAAGAGGCTGCGGTGATCTCGCAGATTGAGAAAGACGTCGCGGATTTCCCGGATCAATTTGAGACCATGTTGGGCGAACGGGGCATCAATATTTCCGGGGGCCAGAAACAGCGAACCGCCATCGCCCGCGCTGTTCTGCGCCAACCGCGCATTTTGATCCTGGATGATTGCCTCTCCGCAGTGGACACTTACACTGAAGAAGCGATTCTCGGGCGGCTCCGAGAGGTGATGCGCAACCGAACCAGTATTATCGTTTCACACCGGATTTCGACCGTCAAAGATGCGGATTTAATTATCGTCGTTGAGGATGGAGAAATCACCGAACGCGGCACCCACGATGAACTGCTGGTTCTCGGCGGTGTTTATGCCGGTTTGCATGAGAAGCAGCTTTTGGAACAAGAGCTTGAGGAGTGTTGAGACTGGATGCTTGTTGCTGGATGCTTGTTGCTGGATGCTGGATGCTGGTCGCTGGATGCTGGTCGCTGGCTTGGTTTTAGAGCCGATATTGTATCGTCGTTGCGAGCGTTTCTCAGCGAAGCAATCTGCTGATTAATAGGATGGAGATTGCTTCGCCGCTACGCTCCTCGCAAAGACAGAAATTTAGGAATTTAAATATTTGAGTGTACACGAAGAAGAAGTCCTCGGTAAAGCCTACGACAGCCGCTTGATGCGGCGGCTGCTTTCCTACCTGAAGCCGTATCGGTTTTTTGTGACCCTTGCAGTTCTCATCCTTTTCGCTGCTTCGGTTCTACAGTTGGCCGGCCCATACCTTTATAAAATTGCCATTGATAAATATATTGAGACCCAGGATTTTGACGGCCTGGCGTCGATTTGTTTGGTATTTGCTTTCGTGCTCATCGTTGGATTTGTGATGCAGTTTTTGCAGACCTATTTGGTTCAATGGATCGGGCAGAAGGCAATGTATGATTTGCGCAGCGCTATCTTCTCCCATATTCAAAAACTGCCGGTCAAATTTTTTGATAAAAATCCAGTCGGGCGGCTGGTCACGCGGGTGACGACCGATGTTGAGAGCCTGCACCAGATGCTTTCATCCGGCGCGGTGGCAATTTTTGGAGATATTTTTACCTTGGCCGGAATTGTGATTTTACTTTTAGTGCTCAACTGGAAATTAGCGCTGATTACTTTTTCCGTCCTGCCGCTGCTTTTTTACGCCACATTTTTGTTCAAGAAACTGGTTCGTGAAATTTACCGGCTCATTCGGGTGCGGATTGCCCGTATCAACACGTTTCTGCAGGAGAATATCACCGGAATGGCGGTGGTGCAGATTTTTAACCGCGAACACAAAAATTTCAAGAAATTCGATAAACTGAATGAAGATTATCTGGAGGCTTTTTTAAAGACGATTTTTTACTATGCTACTTTTTATCCTGTGGTTAAGCTGATCAGTTCCATTGCAATCGCCCTGATTATCTGGTACGGAGGCGGTAGAGTGATTAACGGGGTATTGACATTTGGCGCGCTCGTGGCTTTCATTCAGTACGCCGAAATGTTTTTCCGGCCCATTATGGATCTTTCGGAAAAATACAACATCATGCAATCGGCCATGGCCTCGTCCGAACGAATTTTTAGCCTGCTGGATAAAGAACCCGAAGAATTGTCAGCAGCACTTGCGAGTGAGCCCGCTAAAATCCGCGGTGAGATAGAATTCCGAAATGTCTGGTTTGCTTATAAAGACCAAGATTTTGTTTTGAAAGATATTTCATTTAAAGTCAAAGCCGGTGAAAAAGTTGCCTTTGTGGGCGCGACGGGGGCGGGTAAGACCACCATTATGAGTTTGCTTTTCCGCTTTTATGAAGTCACCAAGGGCGAAATTTTGTTTGATGGCAGAAATATAAACAAGTTTTCTCCGCAGGAGCTTCGAGAACACATGGGAATGGTGCTGCAGGAAGTTTTTATTTTTGACGGCACGGTTTCCAGGAATATCCGTCTGGGAGATCAAAGAATTTCGGACGCACAACTTTTCCAGGCCGCCAAAGATGTGCACGCAGATTCATTCATCCAAAAACTGCCGGACAAATACGAACACCAGGTGCAGGAACGCGGCCGCAGTCTTTCGGTTGGACAAAGGCAGTTATTAGCATTTGCACGAGCGCTTGCCTTTGATCCCGCGGTTTTGATTTTAGATGAGGCGACCTCAAGCGTGGACACGGAGACCGAACTCCTGATTCAGGACGCCCTGCAGCGTTTAATGCAGAATCGCACTTCGCTGGTGGTCGCTCACCGGCTTTCAACCATAAAAAACTCCGATCGAATCATCGTGCTGCACAAAGGCGAAGTTCGCGAAACCGGTACGCATCAGGAGCTGCTGGCTGAGCAAGGGATTTATTACAAACTCTATCAATTGCAGTATGCTTATCAAGAGACCAGGCAGGTTGCTTAAAAACGGGTTGA is drawn from candidate division KSB1 bacterium and contains these coding sequences:
- a CDS encoding ABC transporter ATP-binding protein translates to MRRLLSYLKPYRFFVTLAVLILFAASVLQLAGPYLYKIAIDKYIETQDFDGLASICLVFAFVLIVGFVMQFLQTYLVQWIGQKAMYDLRSAIFSHIQKLPVKFFDKNPVGRLVTRVTTDVESLHQMLSSGAVAIFGDIFTLAGIVILLLVLNWKLALITFSVLPLLFYATFLFKKLVREIYRLIRVRIARINTFLQENITGMAVVQIFNREHKNFKKFDKLNEDYLEAFLKTIFYYATFYPVVKLISSIAIALIIWYGGGRVINGVLTFGALVAFIQYAEMFFRPIMDLSEKYNIMQSAMASSERIFSLLDKEPEELSAALASEPAKIRGEIEFRNVWFAYKDQDFVLKDISFKVKAGEKVAFVGATGAGKTTIMSLLFRFYEVTKGEILFDGRNINKFSPQELREHMGMVLQEVFIFDGTVSRNIRLGDQRISDAQLFQAAKDVHADSFIQKLPDKYEHQVQERGRSLSVGQRQLLAFARALAFDPAVLILDEATSSVDTETELLIQDALQRLMQNRTSLVVAHRLSTIKNSDRIIVLHKGEVRETGTHQELLAEQGIYYKLYQLQYAYQETRQVA